The stretch of DNA ACCCTCGAGGCGCCGGGACGCAACGTCGCGGCCAAGGCTGGGCTGAACCGGTCGATCCTGGACGCTGGCTGGGGCCAGTTCACGAGCATCCTTGTCGCCAAGGCTGAAAGCGCCGGACGGCGAGTCGTCCTCGTGAACTCCGCTTCTACCTCGATCGACTGCCACACCTGCGGGGCCCGCTGCACCCGGCCCCACCAGGACACCGTCGTCTGTCCCACCCACGGCGCCCTGGACGCCGACCTCAACGGGGCCCGCAACATCGCTACCAGGGCCGGGCTGGGCTCTGGTCAAGCCCCCGCGGCTTGAGCAGCTGTCGGCTCCAGTCGGCAGAGCAGTCACCAGCGCTCCTCGAGTCTCCGCTCCTCGAGTCTCCGCTGGACCGGGAACAGGCTCCAGCCGGTGCGGTCGGCGACCAGGCCCCACAGGCCCCGCCGGGCCGCCACGGTGACCAGGACCGCGACCGCGCCGAGCAGGACCAGGTACCAGGCACCGTACCCGGAGAGGGTCTCCTGCAACACGAAGAACACGATCGTACCGATGATCGGCCCCTCGATCGTGCCCACGCCCCCGATGACCACGATGAAGATCATGAAGGCGGTCCAGTTGACGCTGAAGGCCGCCTCCGGCTGCACCCGGAGCAGGTTCAGGTAGATGACGGCCCCGGCCAGCGAGCAGCCGAACGCCGCCACCAGGTAGGCGACGAGCTTGGCCCGGAACACGGGCACGCCCAGGCTCTGGGCGCTCTGCTCGCTGTCGCGGATGGCGGTCAGGGCCAGGCCGAGGCGGCGCCGCAGGAGCAGGTAGGTGGCGGCCACCGCCCCGACCCCGACGGCCAGGGCGAGCTCGTAGGTGAGGTACAGGCGGGTGGTGCGGTCGAAGGCCGACGCCGCCCGCAGGGTCAGGCCCGACCCGCCGCCGAGCTGGGAGACGTTGGTGATCACCAGCCGGTAGACCTCGGCGATGACCCAGGTGCCGATGGCGAAGTAGCCGCCCCGCAGCCGGAAGGCGAGCAGGGCCGTCGGCACCGCCACCAGGGTGCCGACCACCCCGGCGGCCAGCACCGAGACCAGCAGGGGCAGGCCCACGGTGTCGGCGAACAGCAGCAGGGCGTAGGCGCCAAGGCCGACGTAGGCCTGCTGGCCGATGGAGACCAGGCCGGCGTAGCCGGCGAGCAGGTTCCACATCTGGGCCAGGGCGAGCAGGGTCAGGAAGCTGATCAGGGTGCGCAGCACGCTGTCCAGGGCCCACAGCGGCCCGAGGGCGAGCACGACCACCGCGGCCGCCCCCACGGCCAGGCCGATCCGGCTGGACCGGGTGGCCCGCTGGACCCGCAGGCCCGCCGGCGCCACCGCCCCGGGCGCGCTCATGCCGGGACCGTCCTGCCGAGCAGGCCGGTGGGCCGGAAGGCGAGCACGGCCAGGAAGACCAGGTGGCCGGCCAGGACCCCCCAGCCGGGAGAGAACTGCGCCCCCAGGGCCTGGGCGACCCCGAGGACGAGCCCGCCGGCGAGCGTGCCCCAGATGGACCCGAGCCCGCCGATGATCACCGCCTCGAAGGCGAAGATCAGCCGGGTCGGGCCGATGCTGGGGGTGAAGGTGGTCCGCACCCCCAGGAACAGCCCGGCCACGGCCACGGTGGCCAGGGCGATGGCGGTGGCCATGGCGAACACGTGCCGGTGGTCGAGCCCGACCAGGCTGGCCGCCTCGGGGTCGTCGGAGGTGGCCCGGAACGAGCGGCCGAGCTGGGTCCGGCTGAGCAGCAGCTGCAGGCCGGCCAGGACGGCCACGGCGGTGACCAGGGTCAGCAGCGGGAACCAGCCCACGGCCAGGCCGTCGCTCAGCCGCACGCTGGCGTTCTCGACCCGGCCGGCGTCCAGCCCCTGGGAGTCGGCCGAGAACACCTCCAGGAGCAGGTTCTGGAGGATGATCGAGAGCCCGAAGGTGACCAGCACCGGCGGCAGCGGGTCGTCGCCGCGCAGGGCGAAGTTCAGCAGCCCCCGCTGGAGCAGGTAGCCGAGCCCGGCCATGGCCGGCACCACCACCAGCAGGGTCCACAGCGGGTTGAGGCCGGTGCCGTCGACGATCGCCAGGGCGAGGAACGCGGCCACGATCGACAGGTCGCCGTGGGCCAGGTTGACCAGGCGCATCACCCCGAACATGAGCGACAGCCCGGTGGCGAACAGGGCGTACAGCCCCCCGAGGAGCAGCCCCTGGGTGACGACGTTGACCCAGGTCATGCGTCCCCATCCCATCGGGGGGCTCGGCTTGAGCCCCCCGAACCCCCCAGCCCGAAGTAGGCGTCGGTGATCTGCTCGCGGGTCAGCTCGGCCGGCCGGCCCTGGAGGGCGACCCGGCCCTCGAGCAGGCAGTAGACGCGGTCGGCCCCGGCCAGGGCCTGGCCGATGTCCTGCTCGACCACGACCACGGTGGCCCCGGCGCGGCAGATCTCGGGGAGGGTCTCGTAGATCCGCCGGACCACCAGGGGGGCCAGGCCCAGGGAGACCTCGTCGAGCAGCAGCAGCCGCGGGTTGGCCATCAGCGCCCGGCCGATGGCCAGCATCTGCTGCTCGCCCCCGGACAGGAGGCTGCCCGGCCGGCCACGCTTGTCGGCCAGGGCGCCGAAGAGCTCCAGCACCGAGGCCACGTCCCAGCGGCCGGACCGGCCCCGGACCACCCCAACTTTCAAGTTCTCCTCGACGGTGAGACTTGGGAAGATGCGCCGACCCTCGGGGACCATGGCGATGCCGAGGCCGAGCCGCCGGTGGGTGGGCACCCCGTCCAGGGGCCGCCCGTCGAAGGCGACGGTGCCGGTGGCCCGGTCCTGGAGGCCGGCCACGGTCCGCAGCAGGGTCGACTTGCCGGCCCCGTTGGCCCCGATCACGGCCACCGTCTCGCCCTCGTCGACCGCCAGCGTCACGTCGAACAGGGCCTGGAAGTCGCCGTAGAAGCTGGCCAGCCGGTCGACCTCCAGCAGCGGCATGCCTAGACCGCCTCCACGCCCAGGTAGACGTCGCGGACCTCGGGGCTGGCCATGACCGTGCGCGGGTCGCCCTCGATCAGCTTGCGGCCGAAGTTGATGGCCACGATCCGGTCGGCCACCGACAGCAGGGCATGCACGATGTGCTCGATCCAGACGATCGACACGCCGGCCTGGCGGACCCGCCGGATCGTGGCCACGAGCTGGTGGACCTCCGGCTCGGTGAGCCCGCCGGCCACCTCGTCCAGCAGCAGCACCCGCGGCCCGGTGGCCAGGGCGCGGGCCAGCTCCAGGCGCTTGCGCTCCAGCAGGGTCAGGCTGCCGGCCAGCCGGTTGGCGTCGGCCGTGAGCCCGGCCAGCTCCAGCGCCTCCAGGCTGGCCCGGTGCGCGTCCGGATGGGCGACTCTCCGGGGGGCTAGGCTTGAGCCCCCCCGACCCCCTGCGCCGAAGGTCGCCCCGACGAGCACGTTCTCGTACACGGTCATCCCTGAGAACGGCTGGGGGACCTGGAAGGTGCGGGCCAGGCCGAGCTGGCAGCGGGCCCGGGCCGGCAGGCCGGTGACGTCCTGGCCGGCGAGGCGGACCCGGCCGGCGTCGGGCCGCAGCTGCCCGGCGGCCAGGTGGAGCATGGTCGTCTTGCCGGCCCCGTTGGGCCCGACCACTCCCAGGGCCTCGCCCTCGTCCAGGTGCACGTGCAGGTCGTCGATGACCTTGAGCGCCCCGAACGACTTCGACAGCCCGTCCAGCTCCAGCACCCGCCCGGCCAAGCCCGCCGTCCTAGGCGTAGGGGATGGGTTCCAGGGACCCGCCCTTGGGGATGTCGGGGTGGTCCTTGTTGGACACGATCACCAGCTCGAACGGGTACTTGCCGTCGCTCTTGCGCCACTGGCCGCCGACCAGCGGGGTCTTGGCCACGTTGGGCACCGGGCCGCCGCTCCAGGAGATCTTGCCGACCACGGTGTCCAGGTCGACGCCCTTGATGGCGTTGGCCAGGGCCTGCTTGTCGCCGACGTCGCCGCTCGCCTTGAGGGCGGCCGCGGCCACCTCGAACAGGGCGTGGACGAAGCCGATGGGCTGGGTCCACTGCCTGCCCGTGGACGCCTGGTACTCCTCGGCCACCTTGGCCGCGCTGGCCCCGGTGAGCGAGGAGGTGTAGGGGTGGGCCGGGCTCCACCAGACCTCGGTGGACATGCCGTCGCCGATGTCGCCAAGGGCCTCGACCGAGGCCGGGAACAGCAGCGCCTTGCCGACCGAGGCGATCTTGGGCTGGAACCCCTGCTGGGAGGCCTGCTTCCAGAAGGTGGTCCAGTCCGGGGGGATGGGCACGCCGGTGACGATCTCGGCCTTGGCCGCCTTGAACTCGGCGATCTGGGAGGAGAAGTCCTCGGTGCCGTTCTGGTAGCGGCCCGGGTCGACGATCTTGTAGCCCTCCTTGGTGAGGGCGGGCGGGAAGCCCAGCTTCTTGTCGCCCCAGGCGTTGCCGTCGCCGTCGTTGGGCCACAGCGCGGCCACCGCCTTGTTGTTGTCCACCTGGCCCCACATGTCGGTGAACACGGCGATGATGTCCTCGAGGCCCCAGAAGAAGTGGTAGGTCCACTGGAACGGCTTCTCCGGGTCTCCCTGGCGGCCGAAGAACCACGGCTGCCAGGGGGCGACGCTGGAGATGCAGGGGACGCCGTTGGCCTCGCACTGGTCGGCCACCGGGTTGGTCGTCTCCGGGGTGGAGGCGACCAGCATCAGGTCGATCTGGTCGGCGTTGATCAGGTCGCCGGCGACCGTGGCCGCCCGGTTGGGGTCGGACTGGCTGTCCTTGGTGAGGATCTCCACCGGGTACGACGTGCCGCCGATCTGCAGGCCGCCCTCCAGCGCCTTGCGCACGCCCCCGAGGATGAAGTCGTCGGCCTCGCCGAAGCCGGCCAGGGGGCCGGTCTTGGGGGAGACGTAGCCGATCTTGATGGTCCGGGCGGCTTCGGAGCCCGAGTCCGACTGCTTGCAGCCGGCGAGGACGGCGGCTCCTGAGAGCCCGGCGAGCTGCATGAACCGGCGGCGATCGACGCCTCTGCCACTGCTCACGAGCGACCTCCTGGTGGTCACCGCAGCCGTCAGCTGATCGGCTGCAACCTGCTGGTAGCCGGGATCTCGGGGTGGACGTTGTTGG from Actinomycetota bacterium encodes:
- a CDS encoding zinc ribbon domain-containing protein is translated as TLEAPGRNVAAKAGLNRSILDAGWGQFTSILVAKAESAGRRVVLVNSASTSIDCHTCGARCTRPHQDTVVCPTHGALDADLNGARNIATRAGLGSGQAPAA
- a CDS encoding branched-chain amino acid ABC transporter permease, which gives rise to MSAPGAVAPAGLRVQRATRSSRIGLAVGAAAVVVLALGPLWALDSVLRTLISFLTLLALAQMWNLLAGYAGLVSIGQQAYVGLGAYALLLFADTVGLPLLVSVLAAGVVGTLVAVPTALLAFRLRGGYFAIGTWVIAEVYRLVITNVSQLGGGSGLTLRAASAFDRTTRLYLTYELALAVGVGAVAATYLLLRRRLGLALTAIRDSEQSAQSLGVPVFRAKLVAYLVAAFGCSLAGAVIYLNLLRVQPEAAFSVNWTAFMIFIVVIGGVGTIEGPIIGTIVFFVLQETLSGYGAWYLVLLGAVAVLVTVAARRGLWGLVADRTGWSLFPVQRRLEERRLEERW
- a CDS encoding branched-chain amino acid ABC transporter permease, with product MTWVNVVTQGLLLGGLYALFATGLSLMFGVMRLVNLAHGDLSIVAAFLALAIVDGTGLNPLWTLLVVVPAMAGLGYLLQRGLLNFALRGDDPLPPVLVTFGLSIILQNLLLEVFSADSQGLDAGRVENASVRLSDGLAVGWFPLLTLVTAVAVLAGLQLLLSRTQLGRSFRATSDDPEAASLVGLDHRHVFAMATAIALATVAVAGLFLGVRTTFTPSIGPTRLIFAFEAVIIGGLGSIWGTLAGGLVLGVAQALGAQFSPGWGVLAGHLVFLAVLAFRPTGLLGRTVPA
- a CDS encoding ABC transporter ATP-binding protein produces the protein MPLLEVDRLASFYGDFQALFDVTLAVDEGETVAVIGANGAGKSTLLRTVAGLQDRATGTVAFDGRPLDGVPTHRRLGLGIAMVPEGRRIFPSLTVEENLKVGVVRGRSGRWDVASVLELFGALADKRGRPGSLLSGGEQQMLAIGRALMANPRLLLLDEVSLGLAPLVVRRIYETLPEICRAGATVVVVEQDIGQALAGADRVYCLLEGRVALQGRPAELTREQITDAYFGLGGSGGSSRAPRWDGDA
- a CDS encoding ABC transporter ATP-binding protein, producing the protein MAGRVLELDGLSKSFGALKVIDDLHVHLDEGEALGVVGPNGAGKTTMLHLAAGQLRPDAGRVRLAGQDVTGLPARARCQLGLARTFQVPQPFSGMTVYENVLVGATFGAGGRGGSSLAPRRVAHPDAHRASLEALELAGLTADANRLAGSLTLLERKRLELARALATGPRVLLLDEVAGGLTEPEVHQLVATIRRVRQAGVSIVWIEHIVHALLSVADRIVAINFGRKLIEGDPRTVMASPEVRDVYLGVEAV
- a CDS encoding ABC transporter substrate-binding protein; protein product: MQLAGLSGAAVLAGCKQSDSGSEAARTIKIGYVSPKTGPLAGFGEADDFILGGVRKALEGGLQIGGTSYPVEILTKDSQSDPNRAATVAGDLINADQIDLMLVASTPETTNPVADQCEANGVPCISSVAPWQPWFFGRQGDPEKPFQWTYHFFWGLEDIIAVFTDMWGQVDNNKAVAALWPNDGDGNAWGDKKLGFPPALTKEGYKIVDPGRYQNGTEDFSSQIAEFKAAKAEIVTGVPIPPDWTTFWKQASQQGFQPKIASVGKALLFPASVEALGDIGDGMSTEVWWSPAHPYTSSLTGASAAKVAEEYQASTGRQWTQPIGFVHALFEVAAAALKASGDVGDKQALANAIKGVDLDTVVGKISWSGGPVPNVAKTPLVGGQWRKSDGKYPFELVIVSNKDHPDIPKGGSLEPIPYA